Within the Planctomycetia bacterium genome, the region CAACCAGGCCAACATCTCGGCGTACACGTTGGCGGCTGCCGGCGCCCTGGTGACGAACACCGGCCTCAATAATTTCAGCGGCGTGATCAGCGGCTCGCTGGCGGTGAACAAATTCGGTGCAGGCACGCAAATCTTCGGCGGCGAGAACACCTACTCCGGCGGGACGACGATCACCGCCGGCACGCTGAAGCTGGCCACGACCAACGCCCTGCCCGGCGGCGCGGGGAAGGGCGACGTCACGATCGTCGGCAATACCGTCATCGGCGGTTTGAACGTTCCCGGGACCCTCGACCTCGGCGGCTTCAATCAAGCGATCAACGGGCTCAATTCGACGACCGGCGGCATCATCGTCAACACGATCCCGCTGTTCTTCACGAGCGGTGCCTGGACCGCAACAGCCGGAACCAACACGCTGACGATCGGGAACGACGATGCGAACGGCGCCTTCAACGGCACGCTGCAAGACGGACTGACGATCGTGCCGGTTCCCGGCACCGGCGCCGGTACGTCGGTAGTCGGCGTGTTGGCGCTGACGAAGACGGGCACCGGCACGCAAACGCTGAGCGGCGTCAATACGTACACCGGCGCGACGACGATCAACGGCGGCACGTTGATTTTCGGATCGACCGTCGCGAACGGCGCGATTCGCGGCGACGGCATTGCGAGCAAGACCGTCGCCGACGTGATCGTCAACTCGGGCGGCACGCTGAATTGGATGGACGGCGATCAGATCGCCGACGACGTGACGATCCAGATCAACGCCGGCGGCACCCTCGCGTTCGACGGCCCGAACTTTACCGGCTCGAACCGTCACGAAAAATTCTTCAACCTCATCAACGACGGCGGCACCTACAGCTCCGGACGCGGCTTCACGGTCGAGATCGTCGATCCGACCTGGAGCGGCGCGGCCGACAACACGATCGCAGGGACCGACATCTACGGCGAACTGATCGTCCGGAACACGGGGATCAATCGGGTGCTGGGCGACGCGACCACCGGCTTGCCCGGCTCGATCACGATCAACGCGCCGGGGACGGACGGTCTTCTGTTCGACGGCGCGGCCCTGGCCACGACCCTCCGACTCAGTTCCGACGCCGTCACCGGCGGTCGCCTGAATCTCAACACCAACTTCGCTTACTCGGGGACCGGCCCGAGCGCTTCGGGCATCGTCAACTCGGTGACCACCACGGCGGCCGGCGTCGACAACGCGGGGCTGTTCGGCGCCCAGGCCGGGTTCGTCGATCTCGGCAATGCGGTCCGGACCTTCAACGTCGCCGACGGCGTCGGCACGACGACCTCGACCGGACTGCGCGGGGCCGATTTCGTCGTCACGGCCCGAGTCACCAACGGCGGCATCGTGAAGCAAGGTGCGGGCGAACTCGTCGTGGTCAACACGGCGAACAACAACACCATCAGCGGCGGCATCACGGCCGCGGGCGGCCTGCTGACCATGGGCGGCAACATCGGGGCGACCGGCGGCACGTTCGCGTTGTCTTCCGGCGGCGGATTCTCCGCGGGTGCGACCGTCGTCACGTCAGGCAACATCCAGACCGCGATCGGTTCGATCGGCACGGCCGACTTCCTCAATACCGGAGCCGGGACCAGCACTTGGGCCGGCGGTTCGACCCTCGTCTTCCAGTTCAAGAACGTCGCGGCCGACGGCGTCACCGGGGCGGGTACCGAATGGGACCTCATCAACAACAACGTCGGCGCCCTGCTGATCAACGCCGACAGCTCGAACAAGATCACGCTCTTGATCGAGTCGCTGAGCGATTCGATTACCATCGGCCAGGCCGCGAACTTCGATCCGACCACGTCGACCGACTATCTCTGGAAGTTCGCCACCAACGTCGCCGACCCCGCCGCCGCTTCCAAATTCCAGTTCGACGAACGGGGCGTCTGGTCGAGCGGCACCTTCACCAACGGCTACGGCTCCTTCTCCCACGCCGGAGCCGGCTCCTTCTACGTCACCACGATCGCCAACGACCTCTATGTGGGCTACACGGCCGTTCCGGAACCGGGCAGCCTGTTCCTGGCGGGGCTCGCCGTCGCCGGCCTGGGCTACCGCCGCTTCAAGCGACGTAAGCAAGCAAGCACCACCGAGGGCGAAGCCGAAACGCAAGACACGAAAGTCGCCGGCGACGCCTAAGCTCCGTCGATCGACGACAACCCGAGCGAGCGGGCGCTCCGACCCTGCACCGTCGGACGCCGAAACCGGCCGTGCTTGGGCAACGCCGAGGGGGCCGAACGGCGGCGGTCCTGTTCCGCTTCGCGGCAACTTGCAAAGCCCTCTCAGTCGAACCCTGGGCTTGTCTCCGCGACGGGAATCAGCTTGCCCTGCATCCCCAGGAACACGTTTGCGGGCGGATCGTCCCTTCGTGATGTTGCGCGCGGGAGAACACACCGGATAACGATCACCAACGGGGGCCGTTCCCCAGCCGTCGTCGGGCCCGTTGTCGTACACCCGGTTAAACAGCAGCAAGGCGTTCGCCTTGGGCGACACGGTTGCATCGTCCGCCCGGAGGCGGCGGGCCGCGAGGCCTCGCGGGCGCCTACCGCTTGGGCTGCGCCGGCGGCTCGACCTGCACTTGCGGTTCGACGACGTAGAGCCGCAACTCGCGGTCGCCGACCGTCTTAAAAACGTACGGCTTTCCGACCGGCTCGGCCGATCGAAGGCTCGCCGAGAGCAAGATAATGCTTGCCGAGAGCAACCAAACGATCCATGCGCACGGCGTTCTCCCTTACACAGTCGCTTGGCGAAACGCTTCGGCGTGAGGAGCCGCCTCAAGGGGCCAGGATAACGGATTTTCCCCGGGCCGGTTTAATGCCCCGTTTAACGATCCCATTCCGAAGCGTATTTCGACTCGTGAGACGTGCCGGCGATTACCGTCCGAACACCCAGCCACGGCAAGCAATTGCCGGCCTCGTAGTGTTGTAAACGATACCGGATACTTTCCGAACGTTCCTATCCGTCACACCGACTGTATCTGGCGGTCATGCTCAACGCTTATGGAGAGCGCACGTCGTGCCGACATACGCGATTTAATATAGTTGCCATGCGACTACGGCCTGAGGTCCTGACGGCGCCCGCGCGGCGGGATCTCGGAAAAACCTTGCGACGACCTGCGAATACACCGACAATTACGGCTTCAGGTCTCGACGCATCGCCACGCAACGTTCCCGGCACTGGAGCTTGCGCATGTCCACGACCGCGCCGCCGTCTATTTCCCTCGAACCGATCCGCCACTCGCGATTTCTTGAAGGAATCGTGCGTCACCTTCCCGATCCGATCTTCGTCTTCGACGCTCTCGGTTCGGTGCAGTATTTGAATTCCAAGGCGATCGAGCTGGCTGGAGGCGAGGAAGATCGCGTTCTCAAGCTGCGTTTTCACGATCTATTCGAGGGCAAGGACTCGTCGTTCGCGGCGTTGAGCTGCGCTGACGTGGCCGATCGACCGGAAACGGTTTGTCGGATGCGGCACTGCGATTCCACCTCATCCGACATTTTGCTCATTTCTTCGCGGATCACCGACGACGAAGCGAATTCCTATCTGCTCTGTTTCGTACGTCCGGTGGAGTTATTCGATTCGGGCCGCCGCCGGCAAACGCCGGCCAAGATCTCCGCGGAATTAATCCCCGTGAGAAAAATACCCGAAGTGCTGACGAACGTCACGCGAATGCTGGCCGAAATGACGGAGGTCGATCACGCGACCATCACGTTAATCGACGAGGAAGAAAAACATTTTATCGTTCAAGTCGAGTATCCGGTGACGAGCGGTCGTTCGCTCGTTGGGGGGAAAATCCCGATCCAAGGTCACGCCACCCAGGAAGAGTTGCTCCATGAAAAGAAGCCGGTGGTCGCCCCCGACGTATCCAAGCATCCGATCGTCGCCGAATCGAAACGGGTGGCGGAGTTCGTCCGCAACCTGGGCGTCCGCTCGATGCTCATCGTTCCCTTGGTTTACAAAGGGCGAGTCATCGGCACGATCGGCCTAGATTCCATCCGTGAAGTTCGGCATTTCTCGCCCGCCGAGGTCGAGATGTGCTGCGCCATCGCCGATCAAACCGCAATGGCGATCGAGAACTCGCGGATGTTCGACAGCGCCGTGCGCCTGCAAAAGCAGTATAGCGAAGCATACTCCGCAGCCAGTCTCGACGGCGTCGCCGACAAGGTGCTGTCCGATTTGGAATCGCGGGTAACTTTCTGCAAGGCTTCCATGCAGTTGATCGTGAACGGACGCCGAGTCCTGCTGGGGGGCCGCGGCTTCGACAAAGGCAAGGCCTCGCCCCGCCTGCTGGGTCGAATCGAGTTCGATCCGATCGTCAAGAGCATTATGGACTCGAAGCAACTGAACATCATACCGGATACGCGACTGCAATCGGGGTGGAGTCGTGTTCCGGAGACGTCGGACGTGAACTCGTGGGTCGGCGTGCCGGTGCTTTGGGATAGCCAGCCGATCGCGCTGATTACGCTGGACCACGATCAATTCGGGTTCTATGCGAAGGATGACGACGCCTTGCGCAACACGCTTTCGCAACTGGCGAGCTCTGCTGCGGTAGACATTCACGAAGCCTATCTATTCGATGCGGCACAACGGCAACTCGACGCGTTCAAACTCGTGACGCGGATCGCCGAAATCGCGACCGCCCAGTTGGAAAAGTCGGATCTCCTCAACCACGCCGTCCAAAGCGTGGCCCAGGCGATGCGAAGCGAACAATGCACGCTTTTTCTCGCGGAAAACGATGACGATACGCTCATCGCCCAAGCCGCCTGGCCCCCCGTCACCGAACCGCACCTCAGCCGAGTGCCGCTGACGGGCGGCGCCGCTTCTCACGAATCTCCGATCGTGCGCGCCTTCCGAAAAACGGAATGCGTCGTAGTGGGCGATTTCCAAGATCCTGAGACCGCCGGCTGCTTCGCGATCGGCCCCGGAATTCCGAGCGACACGCAGTCGTTGTTGACGGTGCCGATCATTATCGGCGACCAGACGCTCGGCGTCCTCGCCGTATCACACAGCTCAAAAATCAACGCCTTCAACGCCAGCGACGCCTTGCTGTTGGAGACGGTGATGCGTCACACGGCGATCGCCGTCGAACGCGACACCGGCCTGGGCGTAGTGCATCGCGTCGGCCATCAGATCCTACGAGCGACGGATATCGACGACATTCTGAAGGAAATCGTCGAAGGGGCCATCAAGGTCACCCACACGTCGACGGGCGTCATCTACCTGGTCGATGCGAACAGCTTCGAACTGCTAAGCACTTTTCATCCGAAGGAATCGGTTCATCCGCGACCCCGGCTCGACAAGGACGATGGCATCACCCGGACCGTCATACGCACGAAACAGATGATCGAACTTGACGACATCACGAAGGATCCTCACGTCAACCCGGAGTTGCGAGGCCGCTATCGATCGATGGTCGCCATTCCCCTGGTACTCGACGACGAGGTCAAGGGGGTGCTATACCTCAACGGAACGCGCGAGCGGCGATTGACGGCCATCGAAAAATGGTTTGCATCGACGCTGGCGGACCAAGCGGCCATCGCCATCCAGCGGATGCAGCTCGACCAGCAGCTACGCGACTCCGAGACGAAGTACCACTCCCTGGTCGATCACATTCCCCAATACGTCTTTCGCAAGGACCAAGATTCGCGTTTCACCTATGCCAATGAAAAGTTTTGCAAGAGCGTCGGACTGACAAGCGAACAAATCATCGGCAAAACCGATTTCGACGTTTACCCTCCGGAGCTGGCGCAAGCCTATGTCGAAGATGATAAAGAGGTTCTTGATACGGGACGCCGCATCGCCAAGACCGAGCAAAACCGGTCCAAGACGATGAAGGTGCCGATCAACGTGAAGGTCGTGAAAACGGCCGTCCGAGATTCGGAGGGAAAGATCAGCGGCGTGCAGGCGATCTTTTGGGACGTCACCAAGGAAACGCGATTACAGTTCCGTTATAGCTCCCTGTTCAACCAGTCTCCCGACAGCATCGTCATACTTCGCAACGGTCGCATCAAGCTGGCGAATTCAGCCGCTACCAAGCTATTTGGGGTAAAGAGCGTCAACAATCGAAACTTGCTCGACTTCATCGATCCCGAGTTTCGGGATCTGGCCGTCGAGCGGCTCAAAAAACTTAGCCAGAACGAGAATGTCGAAGATGTGATAGAAATGCGAGTGTTACAAGGAGACGCGACGGTCGACGTGGCGGTCTATGCGCGACCGTTGCCGCACCAAGACGGCATCCAGGTCGTTTTCCACGACCTCACGCGATACAACACGCTACTCGAGGAAATGCACCATCGAGTCGCCAAGGCGTTGCATGAGGTGACGCAGTGCCTGGCTAACCAGAAGCTACTGACTCCGCACGAGGAGGTTCGAGACGCCTTCCGAGCCGTGGAACGGAGAGTCATCGCCATGGCGGAGGTTCATCGCATGATTCACATTCAGTGGGGAACGTCACTCGTGCCCATGGATACGTACCTGGAACGACTTATCCACCAAGTATTTGAATCGCACGGCAAGCTCGAGAGCGACAGTGGATGGAACCTTTCCGCCTCGGAAATCGCGCTCGATGCGGATCAAGCGACCGCCTGCGGCGTGATCGTCGCCGAACTCGTTTCGAACGCCTTGCTGTATGCATTTTCCGAGCAATGCGACGGTACGATTGACGTGCGAATGACGCGGATCGACGGATCGTGCACCCTGCAAGTCAAAGACTCCGGCGGCGGATTCAAGGACCAAAAGCGCACGGGGAGCTCCAGGGGCCTGACGTTGGTAAGAAGAGTCGCCAAGGAACGTCTTAAGGGAACGATCGATATCAATACGTCCCGCGACGGCGTCTCGGTGACCGTCGTTTTTCCCATGACGCCCGCCTAGGAAGCCGACGGCGGGCGCTTCGGGCTATTCAGCGTTTCTCGTTGGGTTGAAGGCCGGCCCGGTAATCTTGACGACAAGGGGCGTCGAATATGCAGAGCGAAGAAGGCCCCCTCAAGGGTCGAGTTCTGATCGTCGAAAATGATCGGGGCATTGAGTGGTGTCTCGACAAGCAACTCGTGGGCGCGGGCCATACCGTCATCGGCATTGCGGGAAGCGTCACGGGAGCGGTAAACGCGGCCCGACAAGATCTACCTGACGTCGTGATTATGGATATCCGAATCCCCCAGGAGGACGGCGGCAGCCCCGACCTTTCCAACGGAGGAATCCAAGCGGCGAAACAGATTGAATCGTTGGGCGACGTCGGAGTTATTTATCTCACCGGCGCCCAGGCCGACGGCAAACTCTTGTCGAGAGTCCTCAAGGATACTCCGGGGGCGACGTTCTTGACGAAGCCGTGCCTCGAAGAGCAAGTCTTGGCGGCCATCCAGTTGACGCTGATGAGGCGTAAAGGCATGCGAGTCGTCTTCGTATGCTACGCCCATAAAGACAAGTCCTATAAAGCCGAGTTGCTGAGCTATCTTAGCTCCGTGAAAAGTCTCGGGGTCGATTCCTGGGACGACGAGAAAATCTCGTACGGGGGTCGCTGGAAGGTTCAAATTTCGGCCGCCCTGAAACGCGCCGATGTCGCCATTCTGTTAGTCAGCATTCATTTTATGAACTCGGTGTTCATTAAGGAGGTCGAACTTCCGACGTTGCTAAAGGCCGAAGAGGAACGTGGCATCAAGATAATTCCGGTGTTTGTCGGAACGGTGCCCGAGGCCGCATTGCGAGAAAGCGGGCTGAGTGAGTTCCTCGGAGCGAATAAGCCGAACGAACCACTCGACAAATGGTCCGCGAAAGATCGTGCGGCTAAGGTCTGGAGCCCGCTCTGTGACGATTTGGCGAAGAAGCCCTGACCGCCCCTCTCTCGGGTCGACGTAAATTCCAGGAAGCTGACGGATGAGGCATCTCCGTGGATGTCGCCGGGGCTGAGGAGGGCGACCCTGGCCTGGCGAATGATGCCACGGCCGTTTGGCAGGTGCCAATCCCCCTCGCGACCGCGATCATCGACGAGTCGGAGGCGGCCGTTCGGCGCGGCGCAACGGTGGGAACGGCTACTCGGCGGCCTTCGACTTCAGCAATTGGTTCGATAGTCGGTTGACCCGCGCCCCGGCCGAGCCGATATTGCGACCGGGCGGCGCATCATTTCGGCAGTCGCCGCCAAGCCGTGCCTTGTCGCTCCGGAGAATCGTCCGATGTCCATTGCCCGAATCCTCGCCCCGCTGGCCGCCGCCTTGCTGACCATGAAGGCCGCGGTCGCCGCCGATCCGGCCGCTCCTTCCGCCACGGCAGCGCCGCCGCGGCCGAATATCGTCTTCATCCTGGCCGATGATCTCGGCTACTCCGACCTGGGCTGCTACGGCGGCGAAATACAAACGCCGAACCTCGACGCCCTCGCCGACAACGGCCTCCGCTACACGCAGATCTACAACACGGCCCGCTGCTGGCCCACGCGCGGCGCGCTGCTCTCCGGCTACTACGCCCAGGCGACCGGCCGCGACGCCGGGCCCGGCATCCAACGTTCGCCGGCGCGGCCGCCCTGGGGCGGGCTGCTGCCGGAACTGCTGCGGCCGGTCGGCTATCGCTCGTACCACTCCGGCAAGTGGCACATCGACGGACCGGTGCTCGCCTCGGGTTTCGATCGTTCCTACTCGCTGGAAGACCACAACCGCAACTTCGCGCCGCAGAAACACACCGAAGACGACAAACCACTGCCGCCCGTCGCGGCCGACGCCGGCTACTTCACTTCGACGGCCGTCGCCGATCACGCCATCAAATGCCTCCGCGACCACGGCGCGGCGCACGCCGATAAACCGTTCTTCAGCTACGTCGCCTTCACCTCGCCCCACTTCCCGCTGCAAGCGCCCGCGGCCGACGTGGCCAAGTACCGCGACCGCTACA harbors:
- a CDS encoding GAF domain-containing protein; its protein translation is MSTTAPPSISLEPIRHSRFLEGIVRHLPDPIFVFDALGSVQYLNSKAIELAGGEEDRVLKLRFHDLFEGKDSSFAALSCADVADRPETVCRMRHCDSTSSDILLISSRITDDEANSYLLCFVRPVELFDSGRRRQTPAKISAELIPVRKIPEVLTNVTRMLAEMTEVDHATITLIDEEEKHFIVQVEYPVTSGRSLVGGKIPIQGHATQEELLHEKKPVVAPDVSKHPIVAESKRVAEFVRNLGVRSMLIVPLVYKGRVIGTIGLDSIREVRHFSPAEVEMCCAIADQTAMAIENSRMFDSAVRLQKQYSEAYSAASLDGVADKVLSDLESRVTFCKASMQLIVNGRRVLLGGRGFDKGKASPRLLGRIEFDPIVKSIMDSKQLNIIPDTRLQSGWSRVPETSDVNSWVGVPVLWDSQPIALITLDHDQFGFYAKDDDALRNTLSQLASSAAVDIHEAYLFDAAQRQLDAFKLVTRIAEIATAQLEKSDLLNHAVQSVAQAMRSEQCTLFLAENDDDTLIAQAAWPPVTEPHLSRVPLTGGAASHESPIVRAFRKTECVVVGDFQDPETAGCFAIGPGIPSDTQSLLTVPIIIGDQTLGVLAVSHSSKINAFNASDALLLETVMRHTAIAVERDTGLGVVHRVGHQILRATDIDDILKEIVEGAIKVTHTSTGVIYLVDANSFELLSTFHPKESVHPRPRLDKDDGITRTVIRTKQMIELDDITKDPHVNPELRGRYRSMVAIPLVLDDEVKGVLYLNGTRERRLTAIEKWFASTLADQAAIAIQRMQLDQQLRDSETKYHSLVDHIPQYVFRKDQDSRFTYANEKFCKSVGLTSEQIIGKTDFDVYPPELAQAYVEDDKEVLDTGRRIAKTEQNRSKTMKVPINVKVVKTAVRDSEGKISGVQAIFWDVTKETRLQFRYSSLFNQSPDSIVILRNGRIKLANSAATKLFGVKSVNNRNLLDFIDPEFRDLAVERLKKLSQNENVEDVIEMRVLQGDATVDVAVYARPLPHQDGIQVVFHDLTRYNTLLEEMHHRVAKALHEVTQCLANQKLLTPHEEVRDAFRAVERRVIAMAEVHRMIHIQWGTSLVPMDTYLERLIHQVFESHGKLESDSGWNLSASEIALDADQATACGVIVAELVSNALLYAFSEQCDGTIDVRMTRIDGSCTLQVKDSGGGFKDQKRTGSSRGLTLVRRVAKERLKGTIDINTSRDGVSVTVVFPMTPA
- a CDS encoding TIR domain-containing protein, with amino-acid sequence MQSEEGPLKGRVLIVENDRGIEWCLDKQLVGAGHTVIGIAGSVTGAVNAARQDLPDVVIMDIRIPQEDGGSPDLSNGGIQAAKQIESLGDVGVIYLTGAQADGKLLSRVLKDTPGATFLTKPCLEEQVLAAIQLTLMRRKGMRVVFVCYAHKDKSYKAELLSYLSSVKSLGVDSWDDEKISYGGRWKVQISAALKRADVAILLVSIHFMNSVFIKEVELPTLLKAEEERGIKIIPVFVGTVPEAALRESGLSEFLGANKPNEPLDKWSAKDRAAKVWSPLCDDLAKKP
- a CDS encoding sulfatase-like hydrolase/transferase; amino-acid sequence: MSIARILAPLAAALLTMKAAVAADPAAPSATAAPPRPNIVFILADDLGYSDLGCYGGEIQTPNLDALADNGLRYTQIYNTARCWPTRGALLSGYYAQATGRDAGPGIQRSPARPPWGGLLPELLRPVGYRSYHSGKWHIDGPVLASGFDRSYSLEDHNRNFAPQKHTEDDKPLPPVAADAGYFTSTAVADHAIKCLRDHGAAHADKPFFSYVAFTSPHFPLQAPAADVAKYRDRYKAGWEAVRAERYAKQQSLGLLNCKLSETERDLGPPYAFPDDIAKLGPGEVNRPLPWNELTPAQQEFQAAKMAVHAAMIDRMDQEIGRIVAQLKAMNAFDNTLILFASDNGASAEIMVRGDGHDPAAAPGSAATFLCLGPGWSTVANTPHRRHKTWVHEGGISTPLVAHWPRGIGARGELRTAPGHVVDFVPTALELTGATKPATYGVGLPSPKLHGRSLAGTFANDQP